A region from the Drosophila mauritiana strain mau12 chromosome 2L, ASM438214v1, whole genome shotgun sequence genome encodes:
- the LOC117148101 gene encoding neural cell adhesion molecule 1-A isoform X1: MRLIGFILNLAALTASSCAVAWANHHESLSLSPAEHSVVRYTNESLIVQCRSPDPKVELHWKSPKGEIIREHKGRIHVEQTSTEQLKIVFAHIALADKGNWSCEAADGSLHSKSFDLIVYQKITFTENATVMTVKEGEKATILCEVKGEPQPNVTWHFNGQPISAGAADDSKFRILADGLLINKVTQNDTGEYACRAYQVNSIASDMQERTVLMKIEHKPIWSKTPFVSLKYAYINGTATLMCEALAEPPANFTWYRKHNKLHSNNRLYTIQSDSYWSSLTIHVLNTSAFDNYRCRARNDLGTIERTTRLEQGEKPPSPANFQLRGFNSNTFDVVLSAPRGPPDSPMGVNGFRIEYMTEMEFKTDAGKWTNARRKDYAFEEGATFLLTNLEPDTVYLVRAASRNLAGFSDFTKVEKYKTLSLEPRVSSGVKETRNLCVELGLMTLMVLMRPFLG, translated from the exons CTGTCGCCTGGGCCAACCACCATGAAAGCCTTTCCCTCAGTCCGGCGGAGCACAGCGTGGTGCGGTACACAAACGAATCCCTCATCGTCCAGTGCCGCAGTCCCGATCCCAAAGTGGAGCTCCATTGGAAATCGCCGAAAGGCGAAATTATACGCGAGCACAAAGGACGCATTCACGTTGAGCAAACATCGACAG AACAATTGAAAATCGTTTTCGCCCACATCGCACTGGCCGACAAGGGCAATTGGAGCTGCGAAGCTGCTGATGGAAGTCTGCATAGTAAATCCTTCGATTTGATTGTGTACC aGAAAATTACATTCACGGAAAACGCCACCGTGATGACGGTCAAGGAGGGCGAGAAGGCCACCATCCTGTGCGAGGTGAAGGGCGAGCCCCAGCCGAATGTCACCTGGCACTTCAATGGACAGCCCATCAGTGCCGGCG CGGCCGACGACTCCAAGTTCCGCATCCTGGCCGATGGTTTGCTCATCAACAAGGTAACACAGAATGACACCGGCGAGTACGCGTGCCGGGCATACCAAGTCAACTCGATTGCTTCCGATATGCAGGAGCGCACCGTTTTGATGAAAATCGAAC ACAAGCCCATTTGGTCCAAGACTCCATTTGTGAGTCTGAAGTACGCCTACATAAACGGAACTGCGACCCTTATGTGCGAGGCACTGGCGGAACCTCCAGCGAATTTCACATGGTATCGCAAACACAATAAGCtgcacagcaacaacaggctGTACACGATCCAGTCGGATAGCTACTGGTCGAGTCTGACCATCCACGTGCTGAACACCAGCGCCTTCGATAACTACAGGTGTCGTGCCAGGAACGACCTGGGCACCATCGAGAGAACCACGCGACTGGAGCAGGGCGAGAAGCCCCCGTCACCGGCCAACTTCCAGCTGCGTGGCTTCAATTCAAACACCTTCGATGTGGTACTGAGTGCTCCACGAGGTCCTCCCGACAGTCCAATGGGGGTCAATGGATTCCGCATTGAGTACATGACCGAAATGGAGTTCAAGACGGACGCTGGCAAGTGGACCAATGCCAGGCGGAAGGATTACGCGTTCGAGGAGG GGGCAACATTCCTTCTGACGAATTTAGAGCCAGATACCGTCTACCTAGTGAGGGCCGCATCACGAAACCTGGCCGGATTCAGTGACTTCACCAAGGTGGAGAAGTACAAGACACTTTCCCTGGAGCCCCGAGTCTCTTCGGGGGTCAAGGAGACCAGGAATCTGTGCGTGGAACTGGGTCTGATGACACTAATGGTCCTGATGCGGCCGTTCCTGGGATGA
- the LOC117148101 gene encoding neural cell adhesion molecule 1-A isoform X2 — MRLIGFILNLAALTAVAWANHHESLSLSPAEHSVVRYTNESLIVQCRSPDPKVELHWKSPKGEIIREHKGRIHVEQTSTEQLKIVFAHIALADKGNWSCEAADGSLHSKSFDLIVYQKITFTENATVMTVKEGEKATILCEVKGEPQPNVTWHFNGQPISAGAADDSKFRILADGLLINKVTQNDTGEYACRAYQVNSIASDMQERTVLMKIEHKPIWSKTPFVSLKYAYINGTATLMCEALAEPPANFTWYRKHNKLHSNNRLYTIQSDSYWSSLTIHVLNTSAFDNYRCRARNDLGTIERTTRLEQGEKPPSPANFQLRGFNSNTFDVVLSAPRGPPDSPMGVNGFRIEYMTEMEFKTDAGKWTNARRKDYAFEEGATFLLTNLEPDTVYLVRAASRNLAGFSDFTKVEKYKTLSLEPRVSSGVKETRNLCVELGLMTLMVLMRPFLG; from the exons CTGTCGCCTGGGCCAACCACCATGAAAGCCTTTCCCTCAGTCCGGCGGAGCACAGCGTGGTGCGGTACACAAACGAATCCCTCATCGTCCAGTGCCGCAGTCCCGATCCCAAAGTGGAGCTCCATTGGAAATCGCCGAAAGGCGAAATTATACGCGAGCACAAAGGACGCATTCACGTTGAGCAAACATCGACAG AACAATTGAAAATCGTTTTCGCCCACATCGCACTGGCCGACAAGGGCAATTGGAGCTGCGAAGCTGCTGATGGAAGTCTGCATAGTAAATCCTTCGATTTGATTGTGTACC aGAAAATTACATTCACGGAAAACGCCACCGTGATGACGGTCAAGGAGGGCGAGAAGGCCACCATCCTGTGCGAGGTGAAGGGCGAGCCCCAGCCGAATGTCACCTGGCACTTCAATGGACAGCCCATCAGTGCCGGCG CGGCCGACGACTCCAAGTTCCGCATCCTGGCCGATGGTTTGCTCATCAACAAGGTAACACAGAATGACACCGGCGAGTACGCGTGCCGGGCATACCAAGTCAACTCGATTGCTTCCGATATGCAGGAGCGCACCGTTTTGATGAAAATCGAAC ACAAGCCCATTTGGTCCAAGACTCCATTTGTGAGTCTGAAGTACGCCTACATAAACGGAACTGCGACCCTTATGTGCGAGGCACTGGCGGAACCTCCAGCGAATTTCACATGGTATCGCAAACACAATAAGCtgcacagcaacaacaggctGTACACGATCCAGTCGGATAGCTACTGGTCGAGTCTGACCATCCACGTGCTGAACACCAGCGCCTTCGATAACTACAGGTGTCGTGCCAGGAACGACCTGGGCACCATCGAGAGAACCACGCGACTGGAGCAGGGCGAGAAGCCCCCGTCACCGGCCAACTTCCAGCTGCGTGGCTTCAATTCAAACACCTTCGATGTGGTACTGAGTGCTCCACGAGGTCCTCCCGACAGTCCAATGGGGGTCAATGGATTCCGCATTGAGTACATGACCGAAATGGAGTTCAAGACGGACGCTGGCAAGTGGACCAATGCCAGGCGGAAGGATTACGCGTTCGAGGAGG GGGCAACATTCCTTCTGACGAATTTAGAGCCAGATACCGTCTACCTAGTGAGGGCCGCATCACGAAACCTGGCCGGATTCAGTGACTTCACCAAGGTGGAGAAGTACAAGACACTTTCCCTGGAGCCCCGAGTCTCTTCGGGGGTCAAGGAGACCAGGAATCTGTGCGTGGAACTGGGTCTGATGACACTAATGGTCCTGATGCGGCCGTTCCTGGGATGA